Proteins from a genomic interval of Mesobacillus sp. S13:
- a CDS encoding oxidoreductase, producing the protein MLRENLSGQTVIITGANSGIGFEAARKLSDKGAHVILAVRNEEKGKAAVDSILQENSKVSVEMMKLDLADLASVRHFTSGFIEKFRHLHILINNAGVMIPPYGKTKDGFELQFGSNHIGHFALTGLLLPLLKKTPGSRVVTLSSIAHRGASIDFDNLDGSKGYKAMKFYGQSKLANLLFAKELDNRLKLHGIETISVACHPGISNTNLFNLGKGETPKYMKGLMKLFSQPAAMGALPTIYAAADDSLNGGEYIGPDGRGNRKGYPAIEIPAPGVFNEVTMNRLWQVSEELTGVQFDF; encoded by the coding sequence ATGTTAAGGGAGAACTTATCAGGACAAACCGTTATTATTACGGGAGCAAATAGCGGAATTGGCTTTGAAGCTGCCAGAAAGCTTTCCGACAAGGGAGCTCATGTCATTCTCGCGGTGAGGAATGAAGAAAAGGGCAAGGCTGCTGTAGATTCCATTCTGCAAGAAAATAGTAAAGTATCAGTTGAAATGATGAAACTGGATCTGGCAGACCTTGCAAGTGTCCGCCATTTTACTTCAGGTTTTATCGAAAAATTTAGACATTTACATATATTAATCAATAACGCTGGGGTGATGATTCCTCCATACGGCAAGACAAAAGATGGGTTCGAACTTCAATTTGGCAGCAATCACATAGGACATTTTGCGTTGACAGGCCTTTTACTGCCACTTTTGAAAAAGACACCTGGATCCCGAGTGGTCACTCTAAGCAGTATTGCTCATCGTGGAGCTTCAATCGACTTTGACAATCTAGACGGCTCTAAAGGCTATAAAGCAATGAAGTTTTACGGTCAGAGCAAGCTTGCGAACCTGTTATTCGCAAAGGAGCTTGATAACCGCTTGAAACTGCATGGAATTGAAACAATCAGTGTTGCCTGTCACCCGGGAATATCAAATACGAATCTATTCAATTTAGGAAAAGGTGAAACTCCTAAATATATGAAAGGTCTGATGAAACTCTTCTCCCAACCTGCAGCAATGGGGGCACTTCCGACGATTTATGCCGCAGCGGATGACAGCTTGAACGGCGGTGAATATATCGGCCCAGATGGCAGGGGCAATAGAAAAGGATATCCTGCAATTGAAATCCCGGCCCCTGGTGTGTTTAATGAAGTGACCATGAACCGTTTATGGCAAGTGTCAGAAGAGTTGACCGGGGTACAATTTGATTTTTAG
- the adhE gene encoding bifunctional acetaldehyde-CoA/alcohol dehydrogenase, which translates to MGTIEKVVKEQTTVTKMVDSLLEKGLNALAKMRELDQEAVNKIVKEMALAGLDQHMPLAKMAVEETKRGVYEDKIIKNMFATEYVYHNIKYDKTAGIIDENEHEGMITIAEPVGVIAGVTPVTNPTSTTMFKALISIKTRNPIIFAFHPSAQKCSSEAAKILRDAAVRAGAPEDCIQWIEKPSLEATQSLMNHPKISLILATGGAGMVKSAYSSGKPALGVGPGNVPCYIERTANVKRAVNDLILSKTFDNGMICASEQAVIIDKEIYHEVKAEMIANSCYFLNEEERSKVEKLVINEHSCAVNADIVGMPAHKIAEMAGVKVPEETKILIAELKGVGAQYPLSREKLSPVLACYKVNGTEEGLKRAEEMLEFGGLGHSAVIHSTSDEVIKAFGLKMKAGRIIVNAPSSQGAIGDIYNAYLPSLTLGCGTYGGNSVSTNVGAINLINVKKVARRNVNMQWFKVPSKIYFEKNSTQYLAKMPKISKAFIVTDPGMVKLGYVDRVLYHLRKRPDYVHCEIFSDVEPDPSIETVMKGAEMMTSFQPDVIIALGGGSAMDAAKGMWLFYEYPDADFHGLKQKFLDIRKRIVKYPQLGRKAQFVAIPTTSGTGSEVTSFSVITDKKANIKYPLADYELTPDVAIVDPQFVMTVPKHITADTGMDVLTHAIEAYVSCMANDYTDGLAIKAIQLVFEYLPRAYRNGEDEVAREKVHNASTIAGMAFANAFLGINHSLAHKLGAEFHIAHGRSNTILMPHVIRYNATKPKKFTAFPKYESFVADQRYAEIARILGLPCRTTEEGVESLVQAIIKLARKMDIPMSIEANGVDKAEFEAKVDQLADRAFEDQCTTANPKLPLVSELAEIYRLAFKGV; encoded by the coding sequence ATGGGGACAATTGAAAAAGTGGTAAAAGAACAAACAACCGTCACTAAAATGGTTGATAGTCTTTTAGAAAAAGGATTGAATGCATTAGCGAAAATGCGGGAGCTAGATCAAGAAGCCGTGAATAAAATTGTAAAAGAAATGGCGCTGGCGGGTCTTGATCAACATATGCCCCTTGCTAAAATGGCAGTTGAAGAAACAAAACGCGGTGTTTATGAGGATAAGATCATCAAGAATATGTTTGCGACAGAGTATGTGTATCACAATATCAAATATGACAAGACAGCAGGCATCATTGACGAGAACGAGCATGAAGGAATGATCACGATTGCTGAGCCAGTTGGAGTGATTGCGGGAGTTACACCTGTAACGAATCCTACTTCAACAACGATGTTCAAAGCGTTAATCTCAATAAAGACAAGAAACCCTATCATATTCGCTTTTCACCCGTCTGCGCAAAAATGCAGCAGTGAGGCAGCGAAAATCCTCCGCGATGCAGCAGTTAGAGCCGGTGCACCAGAAGATTGTATCCAGTGGATTGAAAAGCCTTCTCTGGAAGCAACACAATCATTGATGAACCATCCGAAGATTTCTTTGATATTAGCTACTGGCGGTGCCGGAATGGTGAAATCGGCTTACAGTTCAGGAAAACCAGCATTAGGCGTTGGGCCAGGGAATGTGCCTTGCTATATCGAACGGACTGCTAATGTGAAACGCGCAGTCAATGACCTGATTTTATCCAAAACTTTCGATAACGGGATGATCTGCGCTTCCGAACAGGCTGTCATCATTGACAAAGAGATTTATCATGAGGTTAAAGCAGAAATGATCGCCAATAGCTGCTACTTTTTAAATGAAGAAGAAAGATCGAAGGTTGAGAAACTTGTCATCAATGAACACTCATGTGCAGTTAATGCAGATATAGTGGGAATGCCGGCACATAAGATTGCTGAAATGGCAGGAGTGAAAGTACCTGAAGAAACTAAAATTCTTATTGCAGAGCTGAAGGGTGTCGGTGCGCAATACCCGCTTTCACGTGAAAAGTTAAGTCCTGTATTGGCTTGCTACAAAGTGAATGGAACGGAAGAAGGTCTTAAGCGGGCAGAAGAGATGCTCGAATTCGGCGGGCTTGGCCACTCTGCTGTCATTCATTCCACTAGTGATGAAGTCATAAAAGCATTCGGGCTAAAAATGAAAGCGGGGCGTATCATCGTGAATGCACCGTCTTCCCAGGGGGCGATTGGTGATATCTATAATGCCTACCTGCCATCCTTGACACTTGGCTGCGGAACGTATGGCGGAAACTCAGTTTCTACGAACGTCGGTGCCATCAACCTGATCAATGTGAAAAAAGTTGCGAGAAGGAACGTGAATATGCAGTGGTTCAAGGTCCCATCAAAAATATACTTTGAAAAGAACTCAACGCAATATCTTGCGAAAATGCCAAAAATCTCGAAAGCTTTCATTGTCACCGATCCTGGTATGGTGAAGCTGGGATATGTTGATAGAGTGCTATATCACTTAAGGAAGCGTCCAGATTACGTACACTGTGAAATCTTCTCTGATGTAGAGCCAGATCCATCTATTGAAACGGTCATGAAAGGCGCGGAAATGATGACGAGCTTCCAGCCGGATGTCATCATTGCATTGGGCGGTGGCTCAGCGATGGACGCGGCAAAAGGCATGTGGCTGTTCTATGAATATCCTGACGCCGATTTCCATGGCTTGAAGCAGAAATTCCTTGATATTCGCAAACGAATCGTCAAATACCCGCAGCTAGGCCGCAAAGCACAATTTGTGGCGATTCCGACAACATCAGGCACTGGATCAGAAGTGACATCTTTCTCGGTTATTACCGATAAAAAGGCCAATATCAAATACCCTCTCGCAGACTATGAATTGACTCCTGATGTCGCAATTGTCGATCCGCAGTTTGTCATGACTGTGCCGAAGCATATTACGGCCGATACAGGAATGGATGTACTGACACATGCCATTGAAGCGTATGTCAGCTGCATGGCAAATGACTATACAGACGGTCTTGCAATTAAAGCCATCCAATTGGTATTTGAGTATCTGCCAAGAGCGTATCGAAATGGGGAGGATGAAGTGGCACGGGAAAAGGTTCACAACGCCTCAACGATTGCCGGAATGGCGTTCGCCAATGCATTCCTGGGTATCAACCATAGCCTGGCGCATAAGCTTGGAGCGGAATTCCATATTGCACACGGCCGTTCCAATACTATCTTAATGCCGCATGTCATCCGTTATAACGCGACAAAGCCGAAGAAATTCACGGCATTCCCTAAATATGAAAGCTTTGTCGCCGACCAGCGGTACGCAGAAATCGCCAGGATACTAGGACTTCCATGTCGAACCACTGAAGAAGGGGTGGAAAGTCTCGTCCAGGCAATCATCAAATTAGCAAGGAAAATGGATATTCCAATGAGCATCGAAGCAAATGGAGTAGACAAAGCCGAATTTGAAGCAAAAGTAGACCAGCTTGCAGATCGTGCTTTCGAAGACCAGTGCACAACTGCCAACCCTAAGCTGCCATTAGTATCAGAACTAGCCGAAATCTATCGATTGGCATTTAAGGGAGTGTAA
- a CDS encoding DUF421 domain-containing protein has translation MNQLELLLRIAIGFIVLLSMARWAGRKEISQMTFFNLVSAIAFGSIAAALVVNSAVSIVNGVIALVGWAAFTVLTDQIHLKSKKARKLLVGNPVIVINKGEIMEGALRQTRLDADSLQARLREKNIFSLSDVDYAIFETDGKLSVLKKEGKQTVTKSDMKIAKTSSDFVPLSTELVSDGIVNVQNLAKMNKDQLWLNQQLQQAGIQSAEDVFYTEVQPDGKLYIDKRDDLLN, from the coding sequence TTGAATCAGCTGGAATTATTGCTCAGGATCGCTATTGGTTTTATTGTCTTACTTTCAATGGCACGATGGGCTGGCCGAAAAGAAATCAGCCAAATGACTTTTTTTAACCTAGTATCCGCTATTGCATTTGGGTCAATAGCGGCCGCGCTGGTAGTCAATTCTGCGGTAAGCATTGTTAATGGTGTCATTGCGTTAGTTGGCTGGGCTGCTTTTACAGTCCTAACCGACCAAATTCACTTAAAATCTAAAAAAGCCAGGAAACTGCTCGTCGGTAACCCGGTTATTGTTATTAACAAAGGTGAAATAATGGAGGGGGCTCTTAGGCAGACTCGTCTTGATGCAGATTCACTACAAGCGAGACTCCGGGAGAAGAATATCTTTTCTTTGAGCGATGTTGACTATGCAATCTTTGAAACAGACGGAAAACTTTCTGTCTTAAAGAAAGAAGGCAAGCAGACGGTTACAAAAAGTGACATGAAAATAGCGAAGACTTCAAGCGACTTTGTTCCGCTTTCAACAGAACTGGTATCTGATGGAATAGTAAATGTCCAAAACCTTGCAAAGATGAATAAGGATCAATTGTGGCTTAACCAGCAGCTTCAACAGGCTGGAATTCAGTCTGCAGAGGATGTCTTTTATACAGAAGTACAGCCTGATGGGAAGTTGTATATTGATAAAAGAGATGATCTTTTGAATTAA
- a CDS encoding cold-shock protein has product MEQGTVKWFNAEKGFGFIEREGGDDVFVHFSAIQSEGFKSLDEGQKVSFDVEQGARGPQAANVTKL; this is encoded by the coding sequence ATGGAACAAGGTACAGTAAAATGGTTTAACGCAGAAAAAGGTTTTGGATTCATCGAGCGCGAAGGTGGAGACGACGTATTCGTACACTTCTCTGCTATCCAATCTGAAGGTTTCAAATCATTAGACGAAGGTCAAAAAGTATCTTTCGACGTTGAGCAAGGCGCTCGCGGACCACAAGCTGCTAACGTAACAAAACTATAA
- a CDS encoding bifunctional metallophosphatase/5'-nucleotidase, whose translation MDHCELVVLQTSDIHGNLLPINYGDHSITHSGMAKLASAFKEARLNCDCSLLIDNGDVIQGTPLTYYYARYMNRLKNPVISVMNYLGYDGAVIGNHEFNYGKELLKNAIKESNFPWLSANIVTMHSGEPAFGKPYFIKPFSNGLRVAVLGATTHYIPNWENPAHIKGLEFHDAFETLKKWVVYLQEHEKYDLLIVSYHGGFERDIETGCETEQLTGENQAYRICKEIPGIHVLLTGHQHCQLAGQLNGVLVVQPGHNAQAFSKVCIKFEKPNGTWNIADQLLEVIEIDKSVKPDAIILELTKEYEEATQKWLDQPIGEIIGDMRVYSPFEVRKKDHPLIEFINKVQMDAAQVDISSTALFHNGAPGFPNRITMRDIVSNYVYPNTLKVITVSGQDIKDALEKSAEYFLLDSKGEIQVNPAFESPKPQHYNYDMWEGIEYLLDISQPIGNRVKHLEYKGKPLQLDNAFDIVVNNYRAGGGGNYNMIKDKPVKREIQTDMTELLAEYIQRHGRIQATCNNNWRVLSP comes from the coding sequence ATGGATCACTGCGAACTGGTTGTGCTTCAAACAAGCGATATTCATGGCAATCTTTTACCTATAAATTATGGAGATCATTCGATAACACATTCAGGGATGGCGAAACTGGCATCTGCCTTCAAAGAGGCACGGCTAAATTGTGATTGCAGCTTATTAATAGATAACGGAGATGTCATTCAGGGCACGCCCCTTACTTATTATTATGCGAGATATATGAACAGACTAAAAAATCCAGTTATCAGTGTAATGAATTACCTGGGGTATGATGGCGCAGTCATTGGTAATCATGAATTCAATTATGGAAAGGAATTATTGAAAAATGCCATTAAGGAATCCAATTTTCCATGGCTATCCGCGAATATAGTGACGATGCATTCTGGGGAACCTGCTTTCGGAAAGCCGTATTTTATCAAACCCTTCTCAAACGGCTTGCGTGTAGCGGTCCTTGGAGCCACAACACATTATATACCGAACTGGGAAAACCCTGCTCACATCAAAGGGCTTGAATTCCATGATGCTTTTGAAACACTAAAAAAATGGGTTGTGTATTTACAAGAACACGAGAAATACGACCTCCTCATTGTTTCTTATCATGGTGGATTTGAACGAGACATTGAAACAGGATGTGAGACTGAACAACTAACTGGTGAAAATCAAGCCTATCGAATTTGTAAGGAAATACCGGGAATCCATGTTTTACTGACTGGTCACCAGCACTGCCAGCTTGCGGGGCAACTTAATGGAGTGCTGGTTGTTCAGCCAGGCCATAACGCACAGGCTTTTTCAAAGGTATGTATTAAATTTGAAAAACCGAATGGTACTTGGAATATTGCTGATCAGTTACTTGAGGTAATAGAAATTGATAAAAGCGTTAAGCCTGATGCAATTATCCTAGAGTTGACCAAGGAGTACGAAGAGGCAACGCAAAAGTGGCTCGATCAGCCTATCGGGGAAATTATTGGGGATATGCGTGTCTACTCCCCTTTTGAAGTCAGAAAAAAAGATCATCCACTCATCGAGTTTATAAATAAGGTACAAATGGATGCTGCCCAAGTGGATATATCTTCAACAGCGCTTTTCCATAATGGTGCCCCTGGATTTCCGAATAGGATCACCATGAGAGACATCGTTTCAAACTATGTCTACCCCAATACGTTGAAAGTGATCACTGTTTCAGGACAGGATATTAAAGACGCACTCGAAAAATCCGCAGAATATTTCCTATTAGATTCCAAAGGCGAAATCCAGGTTAATCCCGCCTTTGAGTCTCCTAAACCACAGCATTATAACTATGATATGTGGGAGGGAATTGAATACCTGCTTGATATCTCCCAACCTATCGGTAACAGGGTGAAACATCTGGAGTATAAAGGGAAACCTTTGCAATTAGATAATGCCTTTGACATAGTCGTCAATAATTACCGTGCAGGCGGTGGCGGAAACTACAATATGATCAAAGATAAGCCTGTTAAAAGAGAAATCCAGACAGACATGACAGAATTACTAGCTGAATATATCCAGAGACATGGGAGAATTCAGGCTACTTGCAATAATAATTGGAGAGTGTTGTCGCCTTAA
- the bioB gene encoding biotin synthase BioB, giving the protein MGNWKELALHILDGYELSDAEALSILNCPDSELLELLQGAYTIRHNYYGNKVKLNMIINTKSGLCPENCGYCAQSSVSNAPIEKYRMMDKETILQGAEQAYNLNAGTYCIVASGRGPSEKEIDTVTSAVEEIKEKFGLKVCACLGILKPSQAERLKAAGVDRYNHNLNTSASHHNAITTSHTYEDRINTVELVKSSGISPCSGVIIGMKETMQDVVDMARSLKTLDADSIPVNFLHAIDGTPLEGTDELNPRYCLKVLCLMRYINPTKEIRISGGREVHLRSLQPLGLYPANSIFVGDYLTTAGQETTADHMMLQDLGFEIEFAKEMAT; this is encoded by the coding sequence ATGGGAAACTGGAAGGAGTTAGCGCTTCACATTCTCGATGGATACGAGTTATCTGATGCAGAGGCATTAAGTATACTTAATTGTCCCGACAGTGAACTGCTCGAATTGCTTCAAGGAGCATATACAATACGGCATAACTATTATGGAAATAAAGTTAAGCTAAACATGATCATCAATACTAAATCTGGATTATGCCCGGAAAATTGCGGTTACTGTGCTCAGTCGAGTGTCTCTAATGCACCGATCGAAAAATATCGGATGATGGATAAGGAAACAATCCTGCAAGGTGCAGAACAAGCATATAACCTGAATGCAGGCACGTATTGTATTGTTGCCAGCGGCAGAGGACCTAGTGAAAAAGAAATTGATACAGTTACTTCTGCTGTTGAGGAAATTAAAGAAAAATTTGGACTTAAGGTTTGTGCTTGTCTCGGTATCCTTAAGCCTTCTCAAGCAGAAAGACTCAAGGCAGCAGGTGTTGACCGGTATAATCATAATCTCAATACGTCAGCAAGCCATCACAATGCCATCACGACATCACATACATACGAAGATCGAATCAATACTGTTGAACTTGTTAAAAGTTCCGGGATCTCACCATGTTCTGGAGTCATTATCGGAATGAAAGAAACTATGCAGGATGTGGTCGATATGGCCAGAAGTCTCAAGACGTTGGACGCTGATTCGATTCCAGTGAATTTTCTTCATGCTATTGACGGTACTCCTCTTGAAGGAACAGACGAATTGAATCCACGCTATTGCTTAAAAGTCCTTTGCCTGATGAGATACATCAATCCAACAAAAGAAATTAGAATTTCCGGCGGCAGAGAAGTTCATTTGCGAAGCTTGCAGCCTTTAGGCCTCTACCCTGCAAACTCCATCTTTGTTGGAGATTACTTGACAACAGCAGGCCAAGAAACTACTGCTGACCATATGATGCTACAAGATTTGGGATTTGAAATTGAATTTGCAAAAGAAATGGCAACATAA
- a CDS encoding biotin transporter BioY, with the protein MKFKALDLTLASMFVGLMAIGANITSFVPFMVVGGVPITLQTFFAILAGIILGSRLGAISMTVYALVGLVGVPIFARFGAGFSTIISPTFGFILSFILTAYVAGKIVEKNRTLSAFVIASLIGLVINYVFGTNWMYFAYKFWATAPEGFTYKMAWLWMVAPLPKDIILAVFAGMMGHRLERTVLSKGSFKHLRKAA; encoded by the coding sequence ATGAAGTTCAAAGCATTGGATTTAACTCTAGCATCAATGTTCGTTGGCCTAATGGCTATCGGAGCTAACATCACCTCATTTGTGCCGTTCATGGTCGTTGGCGGTGTACCAATCACTCTTCAAACATTTTTTGCTATATTAGCAGGGATTATCCTCGGCAGCAGATTAGGAGCAATCTCAATGACTGTATACGCATTAGTAGGATTAGTAGGCGTACCGATTTTCGCTAGATTTGGAGCTGGTTTTTCTACTATTATCAGTCCAACATTCGGATTTATCCTTTCTTTTATTTTAACCGCCTATGTTGCAGGCAAAATCGTTGAAAAAAACCGAACACTTTCTGCTTTTGTCATTGCTTCATTAATCGGTCTCGTCATCAATTATGTTTTCGGAACAAACTGGATGTATTTTGCCTATAAATTCTGGGCAACTGCACCGGAAGGATTTACATATAAAATGGCTTGGCTCTGGATGGTCGCGCCGCTTCCAAAAGATATCATCCTTGCCGTGTTCGCTGGCATGATGGGTCACAGACTGGAAAGAACGGTCCTATCCAAAGGCAGTTTCAAGCACTTAAGAAAAGCAGCATAA
- a CDS encoding alpha/beta hydrolase: protein MKKKLIWIVTGTFLTIFILLIAAGNYFYNVAINRSQESVDLHGGGKSVTAAKLLSEDEEQRKLEEITDWTAKQDFELVEIESEDGLKLKARFLKNENPSGKAVILAHGYKGNSEQMPGITKFYYEQGYDILKPDARGHGLSEGEYIGYGWHDRKDYVQWSRFLAEGAGAETIFLHGFSMGAATVLMASGEKLPEQVKGIIADSGYTTVLEELSHQLKYLYKLPAFPVMQVTSFITDIRAGYSFAEASAIDSVAKNKIPLLIIHGDQDALVPTEMGQRLFDTANSEKELWIVPGAGHTEAYTIAEEEYQEKLKAFWTKAIGK, encoded by the coding sequence GTGAAGAAAAAATTAATATGGATAGTAACTGGTACGTTTCTGACGATTTTCATTCTATTGATTGCTGCAGGGAATTATTTTTATAATGTCGCGATTAATCGGAGCCAAGAATCTGTTGACCTTCATGGTGGCGGAAAAAGTGTAACGGCTGCCAAACTGTTAAGTGAAGATGAGGAGCAGAGGAAGCTGGAGGAAATCACTGACTGGACAGCGAAACAGGATTTTGAGTTGGTAGAAATAGAATCAGAAGACGGGCTCAAACTGAAGGCTCGCTTTCTAAAGAATGAGAATCCCTCCGGTAAAGCAGTGATTCTTGCTCATGGATATAAAGGAAACAGTGAACAAATGCCTGGTATCACGAAGTTTTATTATGAGCAGGGCTATGATATTCTTAAGCCTGATGCAAGGGGACACGGTCTTAGCGAAGGTGAGTATATTGGGTATGGCTGGCATGATCGCAAAGATTATGTTCAATGGTCAAGGTTTTTAGCTGAAGGAGCTGGAGCGGAAACGATCTTCTTGCATGGCTTTTCCATGGGGGCAGCAACGGTCCTAATGGCGAGCGGCGAAAAACTTCCTGAGCAAGTTAAGGGAATCATTGCTGACAGTGGATATACGACAGTTCTTGAGGAATTAAGCCACCAATTGAAGTATTTATACAAACTGCCAGCTTTCCCGGTCATGCAGGTTACAAGTTTCATCACGGATATCAGGGCAGGATATTCATTCGCTGAAGCATCGGCAATTGACAGTGTTGCAAAAAACAAAATTCCATTACTCATCATCCACGGTGATCAGGATGCATTAGTTCCAACTGAAATGGGACAACGTTTATTTGATACAGCAAATAGCGAAAAAGAACTTTGGATTGTGCCGGGAGCTGGGCACACAGAGGCGTATACAATCGCTGAAGAAGAATATCAAGAAAAATTAAAGGCTTTCTGGACGAAAGCAATAGGAAAATAG
- a CDS encoding MBL fold metallo-hydrolase: protein MQTIERIGERFWYMTPVSETDRPILGIVAGSERTLMIDAGNSEAHANLFMKMVNEKGVDLPSYVVLTHWHWDHIFGLSALGKIISISSTKTKKEIEKLRPLSWSNQAIDQRVAEGTEIEFCANAIKQEFPEKRDISITLPVMTFEDEIEIDLGGITCIIKHVGGDHADDSVVIYVKEEKILFLADSFYPDIFSGKDNYTVDGIRELLNKLEVFDADFYILSHTGILSKQQFEEEVKLLRSIADLTEKYEGVSKVIIDEYRNMAGRDLSEDELETVQFFVNGFDMK from the coding sequence ATGCAAACAATTGAAAGAATTGGCGAGCGATTTTGGTATATGACGCCAGTTTCTGAGACAGACAGGCCAATCCTCGGAATCGTTGCAGGCAGCGAAAGAACTCTGATGATTGACGCGGGAAATTCTGAAGCCCACGCTAACCTTTTCATGAAAATGGTCAATGAAAAGGGCGTGGATCTTCCTTCTTATGTAGTTTTGACTCACTGGCATTGGGATCATATATTCGGCCTATCTGCTTTGGGCAAAATAATATCCATTTCTTCGACGAAGACGAAAAAAGAAATTGAAAAGCTGCGCCCATTATCCTGGTCCAATCAGGCAATAGATCAAAGGGTAGCGGAAGGAACGGAGATTGAATTTTGCGCTAATGCGATAAAACAGGAGTTTCCTGAAAAGCGGGACATTAGCATCACTCTGCCTGTGATGACATTCGAAGATGAAATCGAGATCGACCTTGGCGGCATCACATGCATTATTAAACATGTTGGAGGTGACCATGCTGACGATTCGGTGGTCATCTATGTCAAAGAGGAAAAGATATTGTTCCTGGCAGACAGCTTTTATCCAGATATTTTTTCCGGGAAAGATAACTATACAGTCGATGGAATCAGGGAATTATTGAACAAACTTGAAGTCTTTGATGCAGACTTTTATATTCTGTCGCATACCGGCATCTTATCTAAGCAACAGTTCGAGGAGGAAGTAAAACTCCTAAGATCCATCGCGGATCTGACAGAAAAATACGAAGGAGTTTCAAAAGTGATCATTGACGAATACAGGAATATGGCTGGCAGGGACCTTAGCGAGGACGAACTTGAAACAGTACAATTTTTCGTCAATGGATTTGATATGAAGTAG
- a CDS encoding CoxG family protein gives MPEGKHDIVIDVPIEQVWDFVKDMDNWAPLLPGYISHEKLNEKQSNWTFKETVGVLKKKISLQVTIKEWIEPTRVTFDLKGINENLSGNGYFNAEALDKNRTKMTGYLEMTAEGALAPVMNAVMKTSLPKSGQELTTAIAQKLEERKVIR, from the coding sequence ATGCCAGAAGGAAAACACGATATTGTCATTGATGTTCCAATCGAACAGGTCTGGGATTTCGTAAAAGACATGGACAACTGGGCGCCATTATTGCCTGGATATATCAGCCATGAAAAGTTGAACGAAAAACAGTCCAATTGGACGTTCAAGGAAACAGTGGGTGTATTGAAGAAAAAAATCAGTTTGCAGGTGACTATCAAGGAATGGATTGAGCCGACTAGAGTGACTTTTGATTTAAAGGGAATCAATGAAAACCTCAGTGGTAACGGTTATTTTAACGCTGAAGCGCTGGATAAAAACCGGACAAAGATGACTGGTTATCTGGAAATGACCGCTGAAGGCGCACTTGCACCAGTTATGAATGCCGTAATGAAGACATCTTTGCCGAAAAGCGGCCAAGAGCTTACGACGGCAATCGCACAAAAGCTTGAGGAAAGAAAGGTAATCCGATAA
- a CDS encoding DUF2161 domain-containing phosphodiesterase, with product MTKLYEADLYEPIRKHFIKQGYRVNGEVHDCDLTAVKDDVLIIVELKLNLNIDLLLQATRRQRLTDLVYIAIPKPKRITRKRWNDITQLIQRLELGLIIVSFAGNRKKVEFKIHPEPYKRMTSKNTRKKAALIKEIEGRSADYNIGGSSKTKIMTAYKENCIQIACYLEKLGQMSPKALVALGTGNKTPLILQKNYYKWFERVERGIYVITEQGKSELEDYPELVEYYLSKLDQEST from the coding sequence ATGACGAAACTATACGAAGCCGATTTATATGAGCCGATCCGCAAGCATTTTATAAAACAAGGCTATCGTGTCAATGGTGAGGTGCACGATTGCGATTTAACAGCTGTAAAGGATGACGTTCTCATAATCGTGGAATTAAAACTAAATCTGAATATCGACCTTTTGCTTCAGGCTACGAGAAGGCAGCGCCTGACAGACCTTGTTTATATAGCTATTCCTAAGCCGAAACGGATCACGAGGAAACGATGGAATGATATTACACAATTGATCCAAAGGCTTGAGCTGGGGTTGATTATCGTATCATTTGCTGGTAACCGGAAGAAAGTTGAATTCAAGATTCACCCCGAACCTTATAAACGTATGACAAGCAAGAACACCAGGAAAAAAGCTGCGCTGATCAAGGAGATAGAAGGAAGAAGCGCTGACTATAATATTGGCGGCAGCAGCAAAACCAAGATCATGACTGCCTACAAAGAAAATTGCATCCAAATCGCCTGTTATCTTGAAAAGCTCGGGCAAATGTCTCCAAAAGCACTGGTTGCTCTCGGAACAGGAAATAAAACGCCCTTGATTCTTCAGAAAAACTATTATAAGTGGTTTGAAAGAGTGGAGAGAGGCATTTATGTGATTACAGAGCAAGGAAAATCAGAACTCGAGGACTATCCAGAACTCGTGGAATATTATTTAAGTAAACTTGATCAGGAATCTACGTAA